A region from the Paraurantiacibacter namhicola genome encodes:
- a CDS encoding GNAT family N-acetyltransferase, whose product MSDTEIEIVAVPGKATLDEFIDVSYRLNADDPNWVPPLRSEARELLTPGKNPFHDHARLQYFLARRGGRAVGRISAHIDEFALAQPPEQGMGPGTGNWGLLEAEDEGIAKALIAKAEDWLRERGMTRVLAPISLSVWEEPGLLVQGHDHPPTVMMGHDRSQYQPWIEGTGYEKAKSLFTYELDITKKFPPIVQRIIASGERNERITIRPIDMANYQRDTAIVIDILNEAWSKNWGFVPFSEREKAYAAKKQKPLIRPDLNMIAELDGEPVAFMMTIPDLNEKLIGMRGKLFPFNWAKLLWWLRKPQVRTMRVPLMGVKKRLQNSRMASQLAFMMIEQIRQNSVANYGATRGEIGWILDDNKGMIAIADTLQTQVNREYVIYERSL is encoded by the coding sequence GTGTCGGATACGGAAATAGAGATCGTAGCGGTCCCCGGCAAGGCCACGCTGGATGAGTTTATCGATGTCTCTTATCGATTGAACGCAGACGATCCCAATTGGGTGCCCCCCCTTCGCAGCGAAGCCAGGGAGCTGCTGACCCCGGGCAAGAACCCGTTTCACGACCATGCGCGGCTGCAATATTTCCTCGCACGGCGCGGCGGGCGGGCCGTCGGCCGCATCTCCGCCCATATCGACGAATTCGCCCTGGCCCAGCCGCCCGAACAGGGCATGGGCCCTGGCACCGGCAACTGGGGCCTGCTGGAAGCGGAAGACGAAGGCATTGCCAAGGCGCTGATCGCCAAGGCCGAGGACTGGCTGCGCGAACGCGGCATGACGCGCGTGCTCGCCCCCATCAGCCTGTCGGTCTGGGAAGAGCCGGGCCTGCTGGTGCAGGGCCATGACCATCCGCCCACCGTGATGATGGGGCATGACCGCAGCCAGTACCAGCCGTGGATCGAGGGCACCGGCTATGAGAAGGCGAAATCGCTCTTCACTTACGAGCTCGACATCACGAAGAAATTCCCGCCCATCGTGCAGCGCATCATCGCGTCGGGCGAGAGAAACGAGCGGATCACCATCCGCCCGATCGACATGGCCAATTACCAGCGCGACACGGCCATCGTGATCGATATCTTGAACGAAGCATGGTCGAAGAACTGGGGCTTCGTGCCCTTCAGCGAGCGCGAGAAGGCCTACGCGGCCAAGAAGCAGAAGCCGCTGATCCGCCCTGACCTGAACATGATTGCGGAGCTGGACGGTGAGCCCGTCGCCTTCATGATGACGATCCCCGATCTCAACGAGAAGCTTATCGGCATGCGCGGCAAGCTGTTCCCCTTCAATTGGGCAAAGCTGCTTTGGTGGCTGCGCAAGCCGCAGGTCCGCACCATGCGCGTGCCGCTGATGGGCGTGAAGAAGCGGTTGCAGAACTCGCGCATGGCCAGCCAGCTGGCCTTCATGATGATCGAACAGATACGGCAGAACTCCGTCGCCAATTACGGCGCCACCCGCGGCGAGATCGGCTGGATCCTGGACGACAACAAGGGGATGATCGCCATCGCCGATACGCTGCAGACGCAGGTAAATCGCGAATACGTGATCTACGAAAGGTCGCTGTAG
- a CDS encoding response regulator: protein MARSKKPDLGRILVVEDDAILATAIEAALMDHGAREVAVCPSLSCTMGELEKGRIDGIVLDVHLTDRDDGWALAELVSVLGTRKPRIVFSTGSPEDIPQDIAAMGIVMEKPYDPDDLAACFAKKPRGLLGALRRK from the coding sequence ATGGCACGCAGCAAGAAACCTGACCTCGGCCGGATCCTGGTTGTGGAGGATGACGCCATCCTCGCGACCGCGATCGAGGCGGCGCTGATGGACCATGGCGCGCGCGAAGTCGCCGTCTGCCCCAGCCTTTCCTGCACTATGGGTGAACTTGAGAAAGGCCGCATCGACGGCATCGTGCTGGACGTCCACCTGACGGACCGTGACGACGGCTGGGCGCTGGCCGAGCTGGTCAGCGTGTTGGGTACGCGCAAGCCGCGCATCGTTTTCTCCACCGGCAGTCCCGAAGACATCCCGCAAGACATCGCGGCCATGGGTATCGTGATGGAAAAGCCCTACGACCCGGATGACCTGGCAGCCTGCTTCGCAAAGAAGCCGCGCGGCCTGCTTGGCGCGCTGCGCCGCAAGTAA
- a CDS encoding response regulator → MSIGAEVATHLPFLRRYARALTGSQQTGDAFVHQTLEAALADDELSESLKGGRVPLYKAFNAIWSSAYMEVDGGNAESASDHEGAAQDHLRRITPVNRQALLLTTVEDFSNAEAGQIMGVGADDVRELVREAIEEIDRENSTSVLIIEDEPLISMQLEDLVRSLGHEICGTAATRTQAQEVVAKERPGLVLADIQLADGSSGLDAVDDILAIDSMPVIFITAYPERLLTGDRPEPTYLVTKPFQEETVRAAISQALFFNSSRPID, encoded by the coding sequence ATGTCCATCGGGGCCGAAGTCGCAACACACCTGCCATTCCTCCGTCGCTATGCACGCGCCCTCACCGGCTCGCAGCAGACCGGCGATGCCTTTGTCCACCAGACGCTGGAAGCCGCGCTGGCGGACGATGAATTGTCCGAAAGCCTGAAGGGTGGCCGTGTGCCGCTGTACAAGGCCTTTAATGCCATCTGGTCCAGCGCTTACATGGAAGTGGACGGCGGCAACGCCGAAAGCGCCAGCGACCACGAAGGTGCCGCGCAGGATCACCTGCGCCGGATCACCCCGGTCAACCGCCAGGCCCTGCTGCTGACGACCGTGGAGGATTTCTCCAATGCCGAAGCCGGACAGATCATGGGCGTCGGCGCCGACGACGTGCGAGAGCTCGTCCGCGAGGCGATCGAGGAGATCGACCGCGAGAATTCCACCAGCGTCCTGATCATCGAGGACGAGCCGCTGATCTCAATGCAGCTGGAAGACCTCGTGCGTTCGCTGGGGCACGAAATCTGCGGCACCGCCGCCACGCGCACCCAAGCGCAGGAAGTCGTCGCCAAGGAACGTCCCGGCCTGGTGCTGGCCGATATCCAGTTGGCCGACGGTTCGTCCGGCCTGGACGCGGTCGACGATATCCTTGCCATCGACAGCATGCCGGTGATCTTCATCACGGCCTATCCGGAACGCCTGCTGACCGGCGACCGTCCTGAGCCGACCTATCTGGTCACCAAGCCATTCCAGGAAGAAACGGTGCGCGCGGCGATCAGCCAGGCCCTGTTCTTCAATTCCAGCCGCCCGATCGACTGA
- a CDS encoding CHASE domain-containing protein → MSKTERSPGKTRRWLVKYPRAMPVAIFALVILATLLSVVAIQRSTAETERLELEARADAIASAVERRVNASTSYLRAGAALVASLDEVTPARFRDFVSELRLDADYRGSEGIGWAPVVSPAERFEFNRKIAAELPGEPQISPEMRSGADFAVPVLYLYPDTERNRRASGYDMYSEATRRAAMDEAARTVRPTASGKLVLLQDGRRPEPGFIFYMPVFSIVDGSRELDGFVYSPFNAGDFLESVLELEAAGVSEVRLYDGNPDDKDFLAGTDRVEGEGQYVSRNIEVAGQNWLLQVRAPDAAALSGPAMLTLIFGMLVASLLMLLVRMLTQQASEDEAALNFYAEQNSIRNSLTRELNHRVKNTLANVLSIMTLTRRRSSNLDEYAESLEGRIRALSATHDLLTKSDWGSTPIANVVAAETAPYAKSEEGTVMASGPLTELAPNDALSLGLALHELATNAAKYGALSQHGGRVEVAWEPVAEDRAKLVWQESNGPAVPQSRQRGFGLDLIEKIVAHELGSPVTIEFDPAGVRCEMVIPVRQGSDFRLRSAHRDI, encoded by the coding sequence GTGAGCAAGACCGAAAGGTCACCAGGGAAGACCCGCCGCTGGCTGGTCAAATACCCACGAGCGATGCCGGTCGCGATTTTCGCGCTGGTTATCCTTGCTACATTGCTGTCCGTCGTGGCCATCCAGCGCAGCACGGCCGAGACCGAGCGGCTGGAGCTGGAAGCGCGCGCGGATGCCATCGCGTCGGCCGTGGAACGCCGGGTCAATGCCAGCACATCGTACCTGCGCGCCGGCGCCGCGCTTGTCGCCTCGCTGGACGAAGTCACGCCGGCGCGTTTCCGGGATTTCGTTTCCGAATTGAGGCTGGATGCCGATTACCGCGGTTCGGAAGGCATTGGCTGGGCGCCGGTTGTTAGCCCTGCCGAGCGCTTCGAATTCAATCGCAAGATCGCCGCGGAATTGCCCGGCGAGCCGCAGATCAGCCCTGAAATGCGATCAGGCGCCGACTTCGCCGTCCCGGTGCTTTATCTTTACCCCGACACCGAACGAAACCGGCGCGCGAGCGGGTATGACATGTATTCCGAAGCGACGCGCCGGGCCGCGATGGACGAAGCTGCGCGCACGGTACGCCCGACCGCCAGCGGCAAGCTCGTTCTGCTGCAGGACGGCCGCCGCCCCGAACCCGGCTTCATCTTCTACATGCCTGTCTTCAGCATCGTCGATGGCAGCCGCGAGCTCGACGGTTTCGTCTACAGCCCGTTCAATGCCGGCGACTTCCTGGAAAGCGTGCTGGAGCTGGAAGCTGCCGGCGTCTCCGAAGTGCGGCTTTATGACGGCAACCCAGACGACAAGGACTTCCTTGCCGGGACAGACCGCGTCGAGGGCGAGGGGCAGTACGTCTCGCGAAATATAGAAGTGGCAGGCCAGAACTGGCTGCTGCAGGTGAGGGCGCCCGATGCAGCGGCTCTGTCGGGCCCGGCCATGCTTACGCTCATATTCGGGATGCTGGTGGCAAGCCTGCTAATGCTGCTCGTGCGGATGCTGACCCAGCAGGCGAGCGAGGACGAGGCGGCGCTGAATTTCTATGCCGAGCAGAACTCGATCCGCAATTCGCTGACCCGCGAGCTGAATCACCGGGTGAAGAACACGCTGGCGAATGTCCTTTCCATCATGACACTGACACGAAGGCGCTCCAGCAATTTGGATGAATATGCCGAGAGCCTGGAAGGGCGGATCCGGGCCCTGTCGGCCACGCATGACCTGCTCACCAAGTCCGACTGGGGATCGACACCGATTGCCAATGTCGTGGCTGCGGAAACGGCACCTTATGCCAAGTCTGAGGAAGGCACGGTCATGGCCAGCGGCCCGCTGACGGAACTGGCACCCAACGACGCGCTTTCGCTGGGTCTTGCGCTGCATGAGTTGGCGACCAACGCTGCCAAATACGGCGCGCTGAGCCAGCATGGCGGGCGCGTGGAGGTAGCTTGGGAGCCGGTTGCGGAAGATCGCGCAAAGCTGGTCTGGCAGGAAAGCAACGGCCCCGCTGTGCCGCAATCGAGGCAGCGCGGCTTCGGGCTGGACCTGATCGAGAAGATCGTAGCGCACGAACTGGGCAGCCCGGTAACGATCGAATTCGATCCTGCCGGGGTGCGCTGCGAGATGGTCATTCCTGTGCGCCAGGGAAGCGACTTCAGATTGCGCTCTGCCCACCGGGACATCTGA
- a CDS encoding NepR family anti-sigma factor, with protein MATAEKNSPDKGKRDAQEHKDDPQWADGLKKLYNSVVEEPLPDSFQDLLAKLDADKS; from the coding sequence ATGGCAACCGCCGAAAAGAATTCGCCCGACAAGGGCAAGCGCGATGCGCAGGAGCACAAGGATGATCCGCAATGGGCGGACGGCCTGAAGAAGCTATATAATTCCGTCGTCGAAGAGCCCCTGCCCGATAGTTTCCAGGACCTTCTCGCAAAGCTGGATGCCGATAAGTCATGA
- a CDS encoding sigma-70 family RNA polymerase sigma factor — MSGAKEKKPLPKRSAADKIAFKRELTEVVPHLRAFARGLCGRPDMADDLVQEALLKAWAAQERFEPGTSMRAWTFVILRNAYLTDMRRNRFRGEYDEGVAERILTAPAGQEEPLHLSDMHRALLTLPPERREALLLVGAGGFSYEEAANICGCAVGTIKSRVGRARAALTGMIEDGDIPDRKIEDPSAHRAILEELDEVAAGNGQAAAIR; from the coding sequence ATGAGTGGCGCGAAAGAGAAAAAGCCGCTGCCCAAGCGCAGCGCAGCCGACAAGATCGCCTTCAAGCGCGAGCTGACCGAGGTCGTCCCGCACCTTCGTGCCTTTGCCCGCGGCCTGTGCGGCCGGCCGGACATGGCCGATGACCTGGTGCAGGAAGCCTTGCTGAAAGCTTGGGCGGCGCAGGAGCGTTTCGAGCCGGGCACAAGCATGCGCGCATGGACCTTCGTGATCCTGCGCAATGCCTATCTCACGGACATGCGCCGCAACCGCTTCCGCGGCGAATATGACGAAGGCGTGGCGGAGCGTATCCTGACGGCGCCTGCCGGACAGGAAGAGCCATTGCACCTGTCCGACATGCACCGCGCCCTGCTGACCCTTCCGCCGGAACGCCGCGAGGCGCTGCTGCTGGTGGGCGCGGGCGGCTTTTCCTACGAGGAAGCGGCCAATATCTGCGGCTGCGCCGTGGGCACGATCAAGAGCCGGGTGGGCCGCGCGCGCGCTGCCCTGACCGGCATGATCGAGGACGGCGATATCCCGGACCGCAAGATCGAGGATCCCAGCGCGCACCGCGCCATCCTGGAAGAGCTGGACGAAGTCGCCGCGGGCAACGGGCAGGCAGCCGCAATCCGATAG
- a CDS encoding AI-2E family transporter translates to MSDTAGTAPPAADTASAAAGAVGPGAPRRRSIGFAKQELRLISSVVLLMAFGLFLALPFVLSIGAVVFLPLVAAIILTILLSPMADRLAQWGVPNILASLASLIVFLGILSTALTAVLRPATFLFERTPEMIDRIGQHFSQLKGSLAWIAQLNEQIARIVGDGGEQQVVLAGPNIVEELALATPSVVLAVLLTFLLAFFMIEARVRLRRKLLLDRQHFGTSLKAARVMRDVQDRVAAYILTVGFINTGVGIVVGLGAWAMGMEAPVMWGGLAALLNFLPYIGPLVMVALLTLFGLGTSEQWLVGLIPAAAYLGLHTVESNVITPSVLGARFTMNPVAILLALSYFSWIWGVTGALLSVPILLTITALIDHLGKPNLIGFVFGEPLFQTNLLALAEEASAAEGAAASQA, encoded by the coding sequence ATGAGCGACACAGCAGGCACCGCGCCACCGGCGGCCGACACCGCAAGCGCGGCTGCTGGTGCCGTCGGGCCGGGCGCACCGCGCCGACGCTCCATTGGCTTCGCCAAGCAGGAATTGCGGCTGATATCCTCCGTCGTCCTGTTGATGGCGTTCGGCCTGTTCCTGGCCTTGCCCTTCGTCCTGTCGATTGGCGCCGTGGTGTTCTTGCCGCTGGTGGCCGCCATCATCCTGACGATCCTGCTCTCCCCCATGGCGGACCGGCTGGCGCAGTGGGGCGTGCCCAACATCCTCGCCTCCCTGGCATCGCTTATCGTCTTTCTGGGTATATTGAGCACGGCGCTCACCGCCGTCCTGCGCCCGGCGACCTTCCTGTTCGAGCGCACGCCAGAGATGATCGACCGTATCGGCCAGCACTTCAGCCAGCTGAAGGGCTCGCTCGCATGGATCGCGCAGCTTAACGAACAGATCGCCCGCATCGTTGGCGATGGTGGGGAACAGCAGGTGGTACTGGCCGGGCCGAATATCGTGGAAGAACTGGCGCTCGCCACGCCAAGCGTCGTGCTGGCCGTGCTGCTGACCTTCCTGCTGGCATTTTTCATGATCGAGGCGCGCGTGCGCCTGCGCCGCAAGCTGCTGCTGGACCGCCAGCATTTCGGCACCAGCCTGAAGGCTGCCCGCGTGATGCGCGACGTGCAGGACCGTGTCGCGGCCTACATTCTGACGGTCGGTTTCATCAACACAGGCGTGGGCATCGTGGTGGGCCTGGGTGCCTGGGCCATGGGCATGGAAGCGCCCGTGATGTGGGGCGGCCTTGCCGCGCTGCTGAACTTCCTGCCCTATATCGGCCCGCTGGTGATGGTCGCGCTGCTGACGCTGTTCGGGCTCGGCACGTCGGAGCAGTGGCTGGTCGGCCTGATCCCGGCAGCCGCTTATCTTGGCCTGCACACGGTGGAATCCAACGTGATCACGCCCAGCGTGCTTGGTGCGCGCTTCACGATGAACCCAGTCGCCATCCTGCTGGCGCTGAGCTATTTCAGCTGGATCTGGGGTGTGACAGGCGCGCTGCTTTCCGTGCCCATCCTGCTGACCATCACCGCGCTGATCGACCATCTCGGCAAGCCGAACCTGATCGGTTTCGTCTTCGGCGAGCCGCTGTTCCAGACCAACCTTCTGGCACTGGCGGAAGAGGCAAGCGCAGCGGAAGGCGCCGCCGCTTCCCAAGCCTAG
- a CDS encoding superoxide dismutase — MAFEVTPLPYASDALAPAVSAETLSFHHGKHHQAYVDKTNKAIEGTAHADKALEEIISAARGSDQGLFNNSAQSWNHGFYWHSLSADAKSPSGDLADKIDSDFGGFDELKAQLKDRGAGHFASGWVWLAEKDGKLSIEETHDGDTLADKGFNPLLTIDLWEHAYYLDHQNKRPEYLEQVVENHLNWDFAGENLARGSAWSYS, encoded by the coding sequence ATGGCTTTCGAAGTAACTCCTCTGCCTTACGCCTCCGACGCACTCGCGCCGGCTGTCAGCGCCGAAACGCTGAGCTTCCATCACGGCAAGCATCACCAGGCCTATGTCGACAAGACCAACAAGGCGATCGAGGGCACGGCCCATGCAGACAAGGCGCTGGAAGAGATCATCTCCGCGGCGCGTGGCAGCGACCAGGGCCTGTTCAACAACTCCGCGCAGAGCTGGAACCACGGCTTCTACTGGCACTCGCTCAGCGCCGACGCGAAGTCGCCTTCCGGTGACCTCGCTGACAAGATCGATTCCGACTTCGGCGGCTTCGACGAGCTGAAGGCGCAGCTGAAGGACCGCGGTGCGGGCCACTTCGCCAGCGGCTGGGTCTGGCTGGCAGAGAAGGACGGCAAGCTGTCGATCGAGGAAACGCATGACGGCGATACGCTGGCGGACAAGGGCTTCAACCCGCTGCTGACGATCGACCTGTGGGAACACGCCTATTACCTGGACCACCAGAACAAGCGTCCGGAATATCTGGAGCAGGTCGTCGAGAACCATTTGAACTGGGATTTCGCAGGCGAGAACCTCGCCCGCGGTTCCGCCTGGTCCTATAGCTGA